The Silene latifolia isolate original U9 population chromosome 4, ASM4854445v1, whole genome shotgun sequence region AGAGACCAATACTTTCAGATGAATGTGGGGAGTTGGTCATGAAGGCTCTAAATGTAGGAAACCTAAGCCTAAGGGTCCTTCCCAACCCCAACCTGCCCCCCAAAAATGGGTCCCTAAGAAAGCAAATCATGTGCCTCAGAAAGCTCCCACTACTGAACCAGGTCCCTCGTGACTTTAGTGATCGATACTCCTTCCGTGATTACTCCCGTGACTACTCTTGAGGAAGTTCAAGACAAGCTTCAGGTTACTTGGTAAAAAAATGGCACTTATAGTCAAGTTAATACCGCCAGTGCCACCTATTACTTCAAAGCAGACAAGAGATCATCAAAGCGGGGAAAACTCAAAGTGCTCTAAGCCGTACACCTTCCAGGATGCTCTTAACAATGCTACACCTAAGGTGGGCATTGGTAATGTCCTGCCTAATGTTTCACCTAGGGTTGGTGTTGGTACAAGTGGTAGTGTGTTACTCCCTACTGGGAGTAATGCATAGCCTTGGATTATGGAACGTTAGGGAACTGAATAGCCCAGCTAAACAAAAACAAATTAAATGGTTCTTACACTTTCACCAGGTGGGTTtatttggtctccttgagacaaaggtaaaacctttgtctctaaattgattagattaaatATGTGTGATGGTGGTCATTATCTACTAATACTTCTTACCATTCTCGGGAGGTAGAATTTGGGTCTTTGTGGAATCCTCCGTGTTTCAAGTTCAGTTTCTTTATTATTCTGCACAGCTTATCCATATGGAAGTTGTTGAAGTCTGTACTCAGTTCCATTTTTATTGTTCTATGGTCTATGCTTTTAATGACACAGCTGATAGGAAGGGTCTTTGGGCTGACTTGAATGGTATAGCTTCTACTGTTCAGTGGCCTTGGATGCTTTGTGGCGATTTCAACTGTGTCTTAAGCCCTGCAGAAAGACTTGGTGGTCACACAACTGAGGAAGAGATGTCTGACTTTTAGGACTCTCTAGATCAGTGTCAATTATTTGATAGTCTTGCTGCTGGATCATTCTATACATGGAATAATAAACAAGATCCTCAGACTAGGGTCTACTATAGGTTGGATAGAGTTCTTGTTAATTGTGATTGGGTTCAAGCTAGGGGGACTTCTTATGCTCACTTCTACAATGAAGGTATTTTTTACCATTCCCCTTGTGTGGTCCAAGATGCTAATACTCTTATGAAAGGAAGGAGGAGCTTTAAGTACTATAATATGTGGAGTCAGGTCCCAGATTTTATTGAGTATGTACAGTCCCATTGGAATTCTTACTGGACTGGCACCAAAATGTTCAGAGTGGTTATGAAGCTCAAATCTTTAAAAAGACCTCTTAAGGACCTTAATCAGAAACTGTTTGCTGATATTGAGAATAGTGTTGCTCATGCTTGGAAGAATTTAGATGCTATACAGGATAGGTTAAAGAGAGATCCTACTGATGGTTCCTTGATCAATATGGAAAAAGAGGCTGCTGCTCTATACAGAGACCTACAGTCTGCCTGTCATAGCTTCTACATTCAAAAGACCAAAGCTACTTGGGTAAACCAGGGTGACAATAACACTAGAAACTTTCATAGTTTGCTGAAAGGGAGAAGTACTAAGAATAAAGTTTTTCTTATTGAAGATCATCATGGTGTTACTCATACTGCTAGTGCTCAGATTCAGAATGCTTTCCTTTCCTATTATGAAGAACTCCTTGGAACTGCAACTGCCACTACTCCTGTGAATCATGCTGTGGTTCAGATTGGCCCTGTCTGTACCCCTGCTCATTGTGACATTCTGCTGGCTCCTGTTACAAAGGCTGAAATTAAGAATGCTATTTTCTCTATTCCTAACCACAAGGCCCCTGGTCCTGATGGTTTCTCTAGTGCATTCTTTAAAGATTCATGTAATGTTGTTGGTGAGAATGTTTGTCAGGCTATTTTGGATTTCTTTCACACTGGTAAAATGCTGCAGCAGATTAATCATACCTTTATCAGTTTGATTCCTAAGGTAGACATTCCACAAAATGTTACTCAATTCAGGCCTATCTCTTGTTGCAATATCTTATAAAAGGCCATTTCTAATATTTTGTGCACTAGGATTTCTGTTGTCCTCCCTGATCTAATTAATAAGGCTCAAGGAGGATTTATTAAGGGGAGAAGCATTGTTGAGAATATCTTAATTTGTGAAGATCTGGTTAGACGTTACAACAGGAAGTCTATCTCCCCTAGGTGCCTGATGAAGCTTGATCTCAAAAAAGCTTATGACTCAGTTCAGTGGTCTTTTCTGGAGCAGATGCTTAAAGCTTTAAATTTCCCTGGCAAAACTATTGAGTTAATCATTACTTGTGTCAGGTCTGCATCTTACTCTTTGGTCTTAAATGGTGAAAACTTTGGTTACTTTAAGGGGGCTAAAGGGTTAAGGCAGGGAGATCCTATCTCTCCCTTGCTCTTTACCATATCCATGGAGTACCTGAGTAGAATCCTTAATCATGTCACTTCAATTTTGCCCTTTAAATATCATCCTCTATGTGCTCAGATGCAGCTTACTCAccttatgtttgctgatgatctcctATTGTTTAGCAAAGGTGATATTCCTTCTATCATGGTCTTGCTCAGGTCCTTTGCCACCTTCTCTGCTGCTACTGGCCTACAAATGAACAACCTGAAGTCCAATATTTACTTTAATGGTGTTCATTCTTCCATCAAGTCGGATATTTTGCAAGTGTCTGGTTTCAGTGAAGGGGTTTTGCCTTTTAAATACTTGGGAGTTCCCATTTCTGCTGGCAAATTGAGTATAAAACATTGCTATGGTCTTATTGAGAAAGTCACTGAGAGAATTAGAGGGTTTGCTGCTAGAAAGCTTTCTTATGCTGGCAGGCTTACTCTAGTTAACTCAGTCTTGACCTCTTTATATTCTTACTGGGCTAccatttttgtcattcctaaaGGTGTGTTAAAAAGAATTGATGCGTTGTGTAGAAATTATTTGTGGGATGGATCCACTGAGTACCTTAGATCCCCCCTTGTGAGTTGGGCAAAAGTTTGTGTGGCAAAACAGGAAGGTGGTTTGGGTATAAGGGATAGGTATGCTTGGAATCTTGCTGCAATCTGCAAGCTGTCCAACTGGGTTTACAATCATCCTGCTAGTCTCTGGGTTAAGTGGGTGCACCATGTCTATATGAAAGGGGTACATTGGTCCAGTTATATACCTAAAACTGATGTCTCTTGGAGTTGGAAAGTTGTGTGCAGGGTAAGAGATAAATTTGCTGGTGCCTTCACCAGTGCTGGTCAGTGGTTGTGTAATCCTACAGGGTATACTATTACAAGTGGTTACTGCTGGATTAGACAACCTCAGCCTGTGGTGACCTGGGATATGGCTGTTTGGAATTCCTGGTGCATCTCTAAGCATTCTCTCATTAATTGGTTGATTGCTAGAGAAGCCTTATTGCTTAAAGATAAGCTGCTGCAGATTGAAGTTGTTGCTGATTCTGTCAGTTGCATTTGTGGTGCTGATATTGAATCACACAGACATTTGTTTGTTCAGTGTCAGTATACTCAGAAATTGGTTAAACTTTTGAGTTGCAAATTGAATGTGAAGCTGCCTGCGGTCTATCTGATTACTTGGATTCAATCCAAACCTTGGGCAAAAGTGAAGAAGAATGTTGTTATTGCGTGGATTCAAGCCTTATATTATGCTATTTGGCATCAGAGGAACAAAGCTAGGCTTGAAGGTGTGTTGGATCAACCAGAAGTAGTACTTAAACAGATTACTAGCATGCTTCTAATGCGATCTATTTTTTGGCTTAAGTGTATTAAGAAGAGTAGTGATGAAACTTGGGTTAAGTCAATTAATTATTGATTGACTAACTTATAGTTTCTTGAAATTGTACCTTATATGGTAGTGTGTAAATTGCTTGTATTGTGCTTTAATGAAATTTctaacctttcaccaaaaaaaaaagcggtgtttgacataggtattaaagataaggagtcgtccctctttagcattggtatcggtttaaactcgtcgtcaaaagctaccaaccaaaacaatatttctaacttcacaaactactcttagtaaagaggtaagtaaaggtcggatcccaagggacgggtattgatttaggatttcaattgcaagtagtgtatgtcttagggtgtcacaaattatgggttgagatgagatgtaatctaaactaatcaacaagatgaatgaaaacaaagtaagcaaataaaggggtttgtaaacaattgattaaaggcactagggtgtcatgggttcataggggattcatggaaatagatcatacaaacatgttctcaaatagaagcaagcacttattgttgtgatgggattgagttagtgtatatcttacaaaccctaggaagatttaggtcccgaagccgagtcgattaagactttacaacacctacaagtcgacttagtctcttcctattcaactctatgcatggtctaacaaggctcgagttggtttatgtcttacaagcctcattgaaaagataagagatgggtaaaaaatgcaaggattcataggctcacatttcatcaaacataacatgtgcataggttgaaatcacaacaagcaaacaattaattatgaaaacatattagattaagaatGGATTATTTCCCATGattgtttcccttaattccccattaaccctaactaaaggactactcactcatgatcaagtttagcatgctaataaggttgtcaatcatactaacaaagcaaaacatgatgaataaatgatgtgattaacaataattaaacaaaggtaaaaagagattatacctattgagattatccaaataataaagcaaagaataatagaagtaatcttgatgattgatgaaatgttgtcaatcctccaataaaccccaataatcttctaattacccaactaaactaagaacaattgagagaattaaggaaagattaagatatgattaatattgaaatgtgtattacaactttgattaagactaaaaTTAAGAGAAGGATTATGATATGATATTTCtaaggtagtacaatggggtatttatactaaaattaagtacaagtattagggttactaagggcttaaatgacgattaagaccctatgAAAAAACATAATAATCTTTTTAATCCCAAGgtacatgcgcggatcatgctgcaactcccaccaggatccgctcATCCTCTCCTGAAGCACGTctggtcctgtaagaagatccgatCGGATTGTCTATGAGGCGCTCGGATCCTCGCCCTgccgggacgctcgtcctgagctcaacccgctcggatcgtggcacagggttctcctcttgtttggttccttaacaatccgcggggatcgtgttagggatgcaaggatcttttcatcattgcccatttcactttatttatttccttaggcctctagtgtcggtctcctcttcgattcttggtcattagatgcgatccatttagctccattttgctcc contains the following coding sequences:
- the LOC141651663 gene encoding uncharacterized protein LOC141651663, translated to MALIVKLIPPVPPITSKQTRDHQSGENSKCSKPYTFQDALNNATPKVGIGNVLPNVSPRVGVGTSGSVLLPTGTDRKGLWADLNGIASTVQWPWMLCGDFNCVLSPAERLGGHTTEEEILAAGSFYTWNNKQDPQTRVYYRLDRVLVNCDWVQARGTSYAHFYNEGIFYHSPCVVQDANTLMKGRRSFKYYNMWSQVPDFIEYVQSHWNSYWTGTKMFRVVMKLKSLKRPLKDLNQKLFADIENSVAHAWKNLDAIQDRLKRDPTDGSLINMEKEAAALYRDLQSACHSFYIQKTKATWVNQGDNNTRNFHSLLKGRSTKNKVFLIEDHHGVTHTASAQIQNAFLSYYEELLGTATATTPVNHAVVQIGPVCTPAHCDILLAPVTKAEIKNAIFSIPNHKAPGPDGFSSAFFKDSCNVVGENVCQAILDFFHTGKMLQQINHTFISLIPKAISNILCTRISVVLPDLINKAQGGFIKGRSIVENILICEDLVRRYNRKSISPRCLMKLDLKKAYDSVQWSFLEQMLKALNFPGKTIELIITCVRSASYSLVLNGENFGYFKGAKGLRQGDPISPLLFTISMEYLSRILNHVTSILPFKYHPLCAQMQLTHLMFADDLLLFSKGDIPSIMVLLRSFATFSAATGLQMNNLKSNIYFNGVHSSIKSDILQVSGFSEGVLPFKYLGVPISAGKLSIKHCYGLIEKVTERIRGFAARKLSYAGRLTLVNSVLTSLYSYWATIFVIPKGVLKRIDALCRNYLWDGSTEYLRSPLVSWAKVCVAKQEGGLGIRDRYAWNLAAICKLSNWVYNHPASLWVKWVHHVYMKGVHWSSYIPKTDVSWSWKVVCRVRDKFAGAFTSAGQWLCNPTGYTITSGYCWIRQPQPVVTWDMAVWNSWCISKHSLINWLIAREALLLKDKLLQIEVVADSVSCICGADIESHRHLFVQCQYTQKLVKLLSCKLNVKLPAVYLITWIQSKPWAKVKKNVVIAWIQALYYAIWHQRNKARLEGVLDQPEVVLKQITSMLLMRSIFWLKCIKKSSDETWVKSINY